The following coding sequences lie in one Pirellulales bacterium genomic window:
- a CDS encoding DUF1559 domain-containing protein, protein MCLLDPDQAQGSLRTDAKSVNAKPKLSGFTLVELLVVIAIIGILIALLLPAIQAAREAARLSQCKNNLKQIGLAWLTHNDAQRFLPTGGWSYQWTGDPDSGFTWLQPGGWAYNILPYLEQKVVHDLGKGMSGTAKANALAQAMSTPVPVFLCPSRRSLTLFPIDPPGTPAAIFSNIKNTAGATEPKNVVRSDYSANCGDQWTIQYIDSNGATQTYTDKNGNALPASTAPSSNPFPAGYKPIKILNATGVSYMFSMVRIKDITDGTSHTYMAGEKYMRSDLYESGLDASDNEWAWVGWDNDVYVAAYQPPKRDQPGVFDGNCWGGAHTQTFNMVYCDGSVHAVPYTIDSAPGLADPSQATNQPAEKKRVHQLLANRADGQAVEPDF, encoded by the coding sequence ATGTGTCTTCTTGACCCAGACCAAGCACAAGGAAGTCTGCGGACGGATGCAAAAAGTGTGAACGCAAAACCAAAGCTATCTGGTTTCACTCTCGTGGAACTTCTCGTAGTAATTGCGATTATCGGTATTTTAATTGCGTTGTTGTTACCGGCGATTCAAGCAGCACGGGAAGCGGCCCGTCTATCGCAATGCAAGAACAATCTAAAACAAATCGGGTTGGCCTGGTTAACCCATAACGATGCACAACGGTTTTTGCCCACTGGCGGCTGGTCCTATCAATGGACCGGTGATCCAGACTCCGGATTTACTTGGCTTCAGCCTGGAGGTTGGGCTTACAACATTTTGCCTTATTTGGAACAGAAGGTCGTGCATGATTTGGGCAAGGGCATGTCTGGAACGGCCAAAGCGAATGCTTTAGCGCAAGCCATGTCGACTCCTGTGCCTGTGTTCTTGTGTCCCAGCCGACGATCTTTGACATTGTTTCCGATCGACCCCCCCGGCACGCCCGCAGCGATCTTCAGCAATATCAAAAACACAGCCGGCGCAACGGAGCCTAAGAATGTGGTCCGTTCTGATTATAGTGCCAACTGCGGCGATCAATGGACCATTCAATATATCGACAGCAACGGCGCCACCCAAACGTATACCGACAAAAATGGCAATGCTCTCCCCGCCAGTACTGCTCCGAGCAGCAATCCGTTTCCGGCAGGCTATAAGCCAATCAAGATCCTAAATGCCACAGGCGTCTCGTATATGTTTAGCATGGTCCGAATCAAGGACATTACAGACGGCACAAGCCACACGTATATGGCTGGTGAAAAGTACATGCGGAGCGACCTCTACGAATCAGGGCTTGACGCGTCAGACAATGAATGGGCCTGGGTCGGCTGGGACAACGACGTTTACGTCGCCGCATATCAGCCTCCCAAACGAGATCAGCCGGGTGTCTTTGATGGAAACTGCTGGGGAGGCGCACATACCCAGACATTCAACATGGTGTATTGTGATGGTTCGGTCCATGCCGTTCCCTACACAATCGATTCGGCCCCCGGACTCGCCGATCCAAGCCAAGCGACCAATCAACCCGCCGAAAAGAAACGTGTCCATCAGTTGCTGGCAAATCGCGCCGATGGTCAAGCCGTGGAGCCAGATTTTTAA
- a CDS encoding autotransporter-associated beta strand repeat-containing protein gives MSVGWAQTNGTWIDAATGGLWNVSGNWQSGNIASGVGATADFSTLDITANNTVIFNGPYTLGSMVFGDTTPNFNWIIDPSTATGLTTDVPNNILTLQTSSGTPTITVNNQTATLQMIINGSQGLIKAGAGTLNLGGATATNTTTNLVTPTTATVASAAGLFVGETIYNNADIPAGTTITAISGTTITLSQAATVAGTVSTTYTVPENISGNLTVNAGTMNVTTPTGFSSFTLNAGALNFTNVTQSSLAGGTVNGGVATIGVATTSGGTYTVNNGGVLTVNGAVAGTNSFIMNAGSIVTSNQTLASSDIFYSVYSGSGFTAGATASFSGANFAGVIIGNGILNFNSGTSNFNNPSTAIFANYGGTIEWGAGSGTNVGTTSFGIRNTGTISAPFTTIDFNTKTSASANGGLYTNGASRTWVLGGVAGSAGQTTLAQAFLNSTSTTVTATTTQNAIYIIGSANGNNVYADELGYGSGSGAGTTYFNALSITKVGVGSLSLTDASGIAYPTPSGTTTVDVYSANGGVLKFDETALPTGFVPVNSQLAFGGGTMLFTGKSSGATTQTVANVTENAGGGVLIVDPNGGTGTTLTMGTLTATTLGGALNIQPASASIGSGSVTITTTSTNATLVNGIYSPRITYGTDWATTTTTSGTNYTLSGLAPAGYTALNTSGSGTDTNNSIVSGSGAITPASSTTSTYTLKAASTGSGQTLDLGSGNTLVLSGGGLLFSGSNDYSINNGTLEGAASSSLIVQQLGATSSTSTNLTINSTIADNTSATALTKAGAGKLTLTAPNSYTGVTYVNGGTLAISSNGNLGNQTIGAAVALNGGTLEATGGTSFGLFNGTAGTNDRAVTIGGGGGTFNVDPGTTLQIDGLVSTAVTNQFGPLVKTGSGTLILSGSTNNYGGATIISGGILSTPYLATGNSASGIGASSYAAPALVLDGGTLQYTGTGATTDRSFTLTTNGGGLDASGAGALVFSNTAPVVADSALAGSAANRTLTFTGTSGSGINNQFAGQILDGAGGTVSVVKSGASTNVWQLTNPSNTYSGTTTVSGGTLALVPTSASTNSIPSTSKITIAASAFLDVTGLTNSTIALGPTQTLAGNGTVTGSVNTSGQVGVNPGSHIAPGSSVGTLTISGGLNMATGSIYDYEFADTLGVPSGNDKIIVQGSGGLTINGGKFNLYAVGTLNGYTTDATGLQLINYTGTDTLGGALNSILSVANPVSGLSYTFHDTGSAITLDITGTPTITGKWITDGSSGWDSTGNWSTTPVAGSLPNAQGATAIFAGDASTHTNLSRIISLNGSKTVGTLTMSNPNGESYTIQAGSGGSLIIDNGALPATVSIAGTQAITAGVTLNGSTQVNVAGSSDTLTVSGAVQGAGTVTKSGSGTLVLGTANSYGPTAGSTGTTLQSGAIQVGNNTALAAGNLAVTGTATLQSGAAGLSLANNAVITGGAALIVDTQANTMTLSGSVSQTGVGTGALTKQGNGTLKLTGNSSYTGNTTISNGTLQLGDNTTAGSVAGNIVNNGALVLYNTNPTFAVNGNISGSTGTLTVTGGTPTLNGTNSFGGDTVLNGGTLTLGNSAALQGSTLNYNNQGGTISFGTLTAATLGGLKGSQNLTLASNGVPLTLTVGANNQPTTYTGSLSSPATISANLTTNTTGGTANTATVDNATGLFIGQLITGNPNVPAGTTITNIAGTTITMSANATAVATASANFVSGSLTKTGTGLMQLTAANNYVSTTVNGSGTLQINSTGSITNAGSVTVGGNSKLIVNGGSLTAALGSTLGPDTGTFDLVSGSAAFNGGLTITSNGTDGSLIKVENGPFSAASITIQRSNPYTTQITSASGAAAVSSTSGLVVTGSTANIAGSLLLGSGNSSASARVDGGSLTVGGPVLIGDVASPGSGRYSILSITSGSFTSTDTTSGVVLSAVNGAVNNGEFLVWGGSANVYGISFGTTGASTGTGYVLLDGSGDTTSAKLYVGAGGLTVPTGSTTTGTVELDNGTLYATADWSMSPGVAVTVGTPASGGLTIEADDGQVSPTAHNIVIAGNLTGSAPITKVGAGSLTLTGNNSGYSGNILLNAGNLIANTDGISQVPSIATVSNSQTVTINQGTVVNGGFTNAQITGPASLVKTGTGTASLSATQAYSGTTTINQGTLLLTQGNQISTTTQVILSGGTLGTSGNSEDFTGTSATLKLTANSAIDLGNGSSIVKFANSNGIWTGSPFLRVSNWNGTPVTGSASDTDQLIVGANSSGLNSTQLADIHFTGYLTGAVYSSANPGEVVPALTTQLLLGDVTQNSHVDAADIVAMESALTNLSLYQSSHSFDSFDMLDIFDTNHDGVISVADVQGLISLLHSGGGNTAGVPEPESCILLVMGGLILIGRCQIVKTRNKKQ, from the coding sequence GTGTCTGTGGGATGGGCACAGACCAATGGCACCTGGATTGATGCCGCGACCGGCGGACTTTGGAACGTCTCGGGCAATTGGCAAAGCGGCAATATCGCCAGCGGTGTCGGCGCCACGGCGGATTTCAGCACGCTCGATATTACGGCGAACAACACCGTAATCTTCAACGGCCCGTATACGCTTGGGTCCATGGTCTTCGGCGACACTACCCCGAACTTCAACTGGATCATCGATCCATCGACAGCGACCGGTTTGACCACCGATGTTCCCAATAACATCCTCACGCTGCAAACTTCCTCCGGAACGCCGACGATCACGGTCAATAATCAAACCGCCACGCTGCAAATGATTATCAATGGTTCTCAGGGCCTGATTAAGGCCGGGGCCGGAACACTGAACCTGGGCGGCGCTACAGCCACCAACACCACCACAAATTTGGTAACTCCCACCACTGCCACGGTCGCCAGCGCCGCGGGTCTGTTTGTGGGAGAGACGATTTACAACAACGCCGACATCCCTGCCGGCACCACCATCACCGCGATTAGCGGCACCACCATTACTCTTTCCCAGGCCGCGACAGTTGCCGGAACGGTCAGCACCACTTACACAGTTCCCGAAAACATCTCCGGTAACCTCACCGTCAATGCCGGAACCATGAATGTCACCACGCCCACAGGCTTTAGCAGCTTTACGCTGAATGCTGGCGCGCTCAATTTCACCAACGTTACCCAATCGTCGCTCGCCGGGGGTACGGTCAACGGCGGCGTGGCAACGATTGGCGTAGCGACCACCAGCGGCGGCACCTACACCGTTAACAATGGTGGCGTGTTGACCGTCAATGGGGCTGTTGCCGGTACCAATAGCTTTATTATGAATGCGGGGTCCATCGTCACTTCGAATCAAACATTAGCCAGCAGCGATATTTTCTACTCCGTGTATTCTGGTTCGGGATTTACCGCGGGCGCTACGGCTTCATTTTCTGGTGCTAATTTCGCAGGCGTAATTATCGGAAATGGAATTTTGAATTTTAATTCTGGGACAAGCAACTTCAATAACCCATCAACGGCGATCTTTGCCAACTACGGCGGCACAATTGAGTGGGGGGCCGGCAGCGGGACCAATGTCGGCACGACATCCTTTGGCATCCGCAACACTGGGACCATTTCCGCTCCGTTTACGACGATTGACTTCAATACCAAAACGTCCGCTTCCGCCAACGGCGGCCTGTATACTAACGGCGCCAGCCGAACCTGGGTTTTGGGTGGTGTCGCGGGGTCAGCTGGCCAAACCACTTTGGCGCAGGCATTTCTCAATTCCACTTCCACCACGGTAACCGCCACGACCACACAAAATGCAATTTATATTATTGGAAGCGCCAATGGGAACAACGTGTATGCTGATGAACTTGGTTACGGGTCCGGCAGCGGTGCAGGCACAACTTATTTTAATGCTTTGAGCATCACTAAAGTTGGCGTCGGCTCGCTGTCGCTGACCGATGCCAGCGGAATCGCGTACCCAACGCCTTCCGGAACCACCACCGTCGATGTTTATTCTGCCAACGGTGGTGTGCTCAAATTTGACGAGACCGCACTGCCTACTGGCTTCGTGCCAGTGAATTCACAACTTGCTTTTGGCGGCGGCACCATGCTGTTTACGGGAAAGAGTTCAGGCGCAACCACGCAGACCGTGGCCAACGTGACCGAGAATGCCGGCGGCGGCGTGCTAATTGTCGATCCCAATGGAGGCACGGGAACCACGCTCACGATGGGAACCTTGACTGCCACCACTTTGGGTGGCGCGCTGAATATCCAGCCGGCTTCGGCTTCCATTGGCAGCGGAAGTGTGACGATTACGACCACTTCGACCAACGCAACCCTGGTGAATGGCATTTATAGTCCGCGTATTACTTACGGGACTGATTGGGCAACCACCACGACCACTTCGGGCACAAACTATACGCTTTCGGGATTGGCGCCTGCGGGCTACACAGCGCTGAACACTAGCGGTAGCGGCACGGACACAAATAATTCAATCGTCTCCGGCAGCGGCGCCATTACGCCCGCGAGTTCCACAACTAGCACCTATACGCTCAAGGCCGCGTCCACGGGCAGCGGCCAGACTTTGGATCTCGGCTCCGGAAACACTTTGGTGTTGTCTGGTGGCGGCTTGTTGTTTAGCGGATCGAACGACTATTCGATCAATAACGGTACGCTCGAAGGCGCTGCCAGCTCAAGCTTGATTGTCCAGCAGCTCGGCGCCACTTCGTCCACGTCCACGAATTTAACCATCAATTCAACCATTGCCGACAATACCAGCGCCACGGCGCTTACCAAAGCCGGCGCCGGAAAATTGACGCTTACCGCCCCGAACAGCTACACGGGCGTGACGTACGTCAACGGCGGTACTTTGGCGATCAGTTCCAATGGAAATCTTGGTAATCAAACCATCGGCGCCGCGGTGGCACTCAACGGCGGTACGTTGGAGGCCACGGGTGGCACTTCGTTTGGGCTATTTAACGGCACCGCCGGCACCAACGATCGTGCCGTGACCATTGGCGGCGGCGGCGGTACCTTCAACGTAGACCCGGGCACTACGTTGCAGATCGACGGCCTAGTGAGCACTGCTGTCACCAACCAATTTGGTCCCTTGGTCAAGACCGGCTCAGGAACTTTGATTCTCAGTGGCAGCACAAACAACTATGGAGGAGCAACGATCATTAGCGGCGGCATTTTAAGCACACCGTATTTAGCGACCGGCAACAGCGCCAGCGGCATTGGCGCTTCCAGCTATGCCGCTCCTGCACTGGTCCTGGACGGCGGCACTTTACAATACACTGGAACCGGAGCTACCACTGATCGCTCATTCACACTTACGACTAACGGAGGCGGATTGGATGCCTCCGGCGCCGGCGCATTAGTTTTTAGCAATACCGCCCCAGTGGTTGCGGACAGTGCCTTGGCAGGCAGCGCCGCAAATCGAACGCTAACCTTCACCGGCACGAGCGGGTCGGGAATCAACAACCAGTTTGCCGGACAAATTCTGGATGGCGCCGGCGGCACGGTCAGTGTCGTTAAGTCTGGAGCCAGCACAAACGTTTGGCAATTGACCAATCCGAGCAACACCTATTCCGGAACAACCACGGTCAGCGGTGGTACACTTGCGCTAGTCCCCACGTCCGCTTCCACCAATAGCATTCCATCCACTTCCAAAATCACGATTGCCGCCAGTGCCTTCCTTGATGTTACGGGTTTGACCAACAGCACCATTGCATTGGGTCCCACTCAGACATTGGCTGGCAATGGCACGGTTACAGGTTCGGTTAACACGTCCGGGCAGGTCGGAGTCAATCCGGGCAGTCACATCGCGCCGGGTTCTAGCGTTGGCACGCTTACAATTTCTGGCGGCCTGAACATGGCCACTGGCTCGATTTATGACTACGAATTTGCCGACACGTTGGGTGTCCCGTCCGGCAATGACAAGATCATCGTCCAGGGATCAGGCGGCCTGACGATCAACGGCGGCAAGTTCAATTTGTACGCCGTGGGAACTCTCAATGGTTACACGACAGACGCGACAGGTTTGCAACTGATCAACTACACCGGTACGGATACGTTGGGTGGCGCCCTCAACTCGATCCTCTCGGTCGCTAACCCGGTGAGCGGCCTTTCGTACACGTTCCATGATACTGGTAGCGCCATCACCTTAGACATTACTGGTACGCCGACGATTACAGGCAAATGGATTACCGATGGCAGTTCTGGCTGGGATTCGACCGGGAATTGGTCCACCACTCCGGTCGCTGGTTCCCTTCCTAATGCTCAGGGAGCGACGGCGATCTTTGCCGGTGATGCCTCTACGCACACCAATCTTTCCCGCATAATCAGCCTGAATGGAAGTAAAACCGTCGGTACGCTGACCATGAGCAATCCCAATGGAGAATCGTACACCATTCAAGCGGGAAGCGGCGGCAGCTTGATTATCGACAACGGCGCCCTCCCGGCGACGGTTTCGATCGCAGGCACACAGGCGATTACCGCCGGCGTGACGTTGAACGGCTCCACGCAAGTGAACGTTGCCGGCAGTAGCGACACTCTGACCGTATCAGGAGCTGTTCAAGGCGCCGGCACGGTCACGAAGTCTGGTTCAGGCACCTTAGTACTAGGTACCGCCAACAGTTACGGACCAACGGCCGGTAGCACGGGCACCACACTGCAAAGCGGCGCCATTCAGGTCGGCAACAATACCGCCTTGGCTGCCGGAAACTTGGCTGTCACGGGAACTGCAACCTTGCAATCCGGTGCTGCAGGTTTGTCGCTGGCCAATAACGCGGTGATTACTGGCGGGGCCGCATTGATCGTCGACACGCAGGCCAACACCATGACTCTGTCGGGCTCCGTCAGTCAGACGGGTGTCGGCACAGGCGCACTCACCAAGCAAGGCAACGGCACGTTGAAATTGACCGGCAACAGTTCTTATACCGGAAATACGACCATCAGCAATGGCACATTGCAATTGGGTGACAACACAACCGCCGGTTCGGTCGCGGGCAATATTGTCAACAATGGCGCTTTGGTGCTGTACAACACAAATCCCACGTTCGCAGTGAATGGGAACATCAGCGGATCCACAGGAACGTTGACTGTGACGGGCGGAACCCCCACGTTAAACGGCACGAATTCCTTCGGCGGCGATACTGTTCTTAATGGTGGCACTTTGACGCTGGGAAACAGCGCGGCGCTCCAAGGCAGCACGCTGAATTACAACAACCAAGGCGGCACAATTAGCTTTGGGACGTTAACGGCGGCAACCTTGGGGGGACTTAAGGGAAGCCAAAACTTAACGCTAGCCTCAAATGGCGTCCCATTGACACTGACCGTGGGCGCCAACAACCAACCCACGACCTATACCGGTTCACTATCTTCTCCGGCTACGATTTCGGCCAATTTAACGACGAACACCACCGGCGGAACGGCAAATACCGCCACAGTTGACAATGCCACGGGATTGTTTATCGGCCAATTAATTACGGGTAACCCAAATGTGCCGGCCGGAACAACGATTACGAACATAGCCGGCACTACCATTACCATGTCTGCCAACGCCACCGCTGTGGCAACAGCATCAGCCAATTTTGTCAGCGGTTCGCTCACCAAAACCGGCACCGGCCTGATGCAGCTGACTGCCGCCAACAACTACGTGAGCACGACTGTCAATGGTTCTGGCACGCTGCAAATCAACTCGACCGGGTCGATTACCAATGCCGGGTCCGTCACGGTCGGCGGCAACTCCAAGTTGATCGTGAACGGCGGTTCGCTGACTGCCGCGTTGGGTTCTACTCTGGGACCCGATACAGGTACGTTCGATTTGGTCAGCGGCTCAGCGGCATTCAATGGCGGACTAACGATCACCTCGAATGGAACCGATGGCAGTTTGATTAAGGTCGAAAACGGTCCGTTCTCAGCCGCTAGCATCACGATTCAACGTAGTAATCCCTACACGACACAAATAACTTCGGCCAGCGGCGCTGCTGCGGTTTCATCGACGAGTGGCTTGGTTGTGACGGGAAGCACGGCAAATATCGCCGGTTCCTTGTTGCTTGGCTCGGGCAATTCATCGGCCAGCGCTCGAGTTGACGGGGGCAGCTTGACGGTTGGCGGGCCTGTGTTGATTGGCGACGTGGCCTCTCCCGGCTCCGGCCGCTATAGCATTTTGTCAATTACCTCTGGTTCGTTCACTTCGACGGACACCACCAGCGGCGTGGTTCTTTCGGCCGTCAACGGTGCTGTTAATAACGGTGAATTCTTAGTTTGGGGTGGTTCCGCGAATGTCTATGGAATTTCCTTTGGAACCACCGGCGCCAGCACGGGAACCGGCTATGTCTTGTTGGATGGAAGCGGTGACACGACCAGTGCCAAATTGTACGTGGGCGCTGGTGGCCTTACTGTTCCAACAGGATCGACAACTACAGGAACGGTCGAGTTGGACAACGGCACGCTATATGCCACCGCCGATTGGTCAATGTCGCCGGGAGTCGCCGTCACTGTGGGCACTCCGGCAAGCGGCGGCTTAACGATTGAAGCAGACGACGGCCAAGTCAGCCCGACAGCACATAATATCGTCATCGCGGGTAATTTGACTGGCTCCGCTCCAATTACGAAAGTTGGTGCCGGAAGTTTGACGTTGACCGGGAACAATTCCGGCTACAGCGGAAACATCTTGCTGAACGCGGGTAACTTGATCGCGAATACCGACGGCATCTCTCAGGTGCCGAGCATCGCCACGGTCAGTAACAGTCAGACAGTAACAATCAATCAAGGAACGGTTGTCAACGGCGGATTCACCAATGCCCAAATCACTGGCCCCGCCAGCCTTGTCAAAACAGGTACGGGCACTGCATCCTTGTCCGCTACGCAGGCTTACTCCGGTACGACGACCATTAACCAAGGCACCTTACTGCTAACCCAGGGCAATCAGATCAGTACCACGACGCAGGTCATATTGTCTGGCGGAACGCTGGGTACGAGCGGCAATAGCGAAGACTTTACGGGAACCAGTGCCACGCTCAAGTTGACTGCCAATTCTGCGATCGATTTAGGCAATGGCTCTTCAATCGTTAAATTCGCCAACAGCAACGGTATTTGGACCGGCAGCCCATTTTTGCGAGTGAGCAATTGGAACGGCACTCCGGTTACGGGAAGCGCTTCAGATACCGATCAGTTAATCGTTGGCGCCAATTCTTCCGGTCTGAATTCCACACAACTGGCGGACATTCATTTTACAGGCTACTTGACGGGTGCCGTTTACTCCAGTGCAAACCCGGGAGAAGTGGTTCCCGCCTTGACCACTCAATTGCTGCTAGGCGATGTCACACAGAACTCTCACGTCGATGCAGCGGACATTGTGGCAATGGAAAGTGCCTTAACGAACTTGAGCCTGTATCAATCCAGCCACAGTTTTGACTCCTTCGACATGCTCGATATTTTTGATACCAATCACGATGGTGTGATATCAGTTGCCGACGTCCAGGGTTTGATTAGCCTGCTTCACTCCGGGGGCGGTAATACAGCGGGAGTTCCGGAACCTGAAAGTTGTATTCTGCTCGTGATGGGCGGCTTAATTCTAATCGGTCGCTGCCAAATCGTAAAAACGCGCAACAAAAAACAATAA